In Gracilinanus agilis isolate LMUSP501 chromosome 1, AgileGrace, whole genome shotgun sequence, the sequence GCCTCCTCATGGAGAGACTTTGCAGAGGCCTCCATAGTTAGAGATCTTGCAGAGGGCACTACTTGTGGAGACATTGCAGAGGCCACTGCTTGTGGAGACCTTGCAGAGGCTTCCATAGTCAGAGACCTTGCAGAGGGCACTACTTGTGGAGACATTGCAGCAGAGGCCACTGCTTGTGGAGACCTTGCAGAGGCCTCCATAGTCAGAGACCTTGCAGAGGGCACTACTTGTGGAGACATAGTCAGAGACCTTGCAGAGGGCACTACTTGTGGAGACATTGTAGCAGAGGCCACTGCTTGTGGAGACCTTGCAGAGGCCTCCATAGTCAGAGACCTTGCAGAGGGGATGATCTCTGGGGGttctagttcctctgcctctgcttctgcttctgcctctgcctctagCTCTGCCTCTAGCTCTGCCTCTTCCTCTagctctgcctctgcctctgtatACACTGAGATTCCTGATTTTTCAGCGATTACTGATGATCCGTGTCTTACAGGCTCCTCTAGGGGTGGAGATTTTGCAGAGGCTACGGATTTTGCAGAGGTTACAATTTTTGCAGAGCCTACAGACTTTGCAGACACCATGGAGGCTGTCTCGTGAGCTATGTGAACTTGGCTTTCTGATGGTGGCTGCTCAGTCTCAAAGAGACCTTCTATTGGTTCATTAAAAGGGACTATTATGTGCTCTGATATATGCTCTACAAAAGCTGCTCCTTCAGTCTCAGGCTCATTACATTCAGATGAAAATTGAATGGATGATGTAAACTCAAAATCAGCCTGGCAAATGACTTCAGGAGTTTGATCGTGAGCAGGAAGTTCTTGTTCACCCTGCAAGGGGTGTGAGGAAGCCGAGGATGTCTCACCCTTAGTGTCTTTGGAACCTAAATCTATACGGATGGATGTTTGACTCAGAAGCTGAGGTGCTAAAATTGGAAGGCTGGACACGGAATAATCTTCAATGGTCTCTAAGGACAGACAAATATCGGAAAGAGAAGGCATACTTGTTGCCACATCCACCATTAAAACTTCAGAATGAACAGATGCAACGTTACCTAACATCTGGGCAGCTAGCTGTGCTGGGTCAGCTGGGACATAAGCAAATTCCGGTGAGGCAGCTGCGAGTGGAGATGGTGAGGATGGTGGGGTGGATACCTTAGGGGTAGATGCTTTGGGAGAGGGCTCACTAACTGATTCTGATGTCTCTTCCGGCTCTGCAATTTCAGTGTGAACCGATGGGAACTGGGTGGTTTTGTTGCTAAACAATGGTCCCGAGATATTGTCTTCCTCCGTGTCCGTAGACTTCTCCTTCCGTTTAGGTTCTTCACAAGGCACAGCTGATGGTTCTGGCTCTTTTGCGCACTCTACTTTCTTCTCCTGTGTCGTTCCTTCTGACCATTTCTCTACTAAATAAGCATAACAGCACAAAGGTTAAAGTTAAAAAAGTCAGTCATCAGGGGGTGTCCTCACCccgacccccccaaaaaatctttatagctgtATTTATGACATAATCGG encodes:
- the CABYR gene encoding calcium-binding tyrosine phosphorylation-regulated protein isoform X2; protein product: MISSKPRLVVPYGLKTLLEGVSRAILKTNPANITQFAALYFKELILFREVNSSLDIKDLVKQFHQIKVEKWSEGTTQEKKVECAKEPEPSAVPCEEPKRKEKSTDTEEDNISGPLFSNKTTQFPSVHTEIAEPEETSESVSEPSPKASTPKVSTPPSSPSPLAAASPEFAYVPADPAQLAAQMLEDVGKKGSGSGDKRTPFAGSYGIAGEITVTTAHLRRAAES